A window of Polaribacter litorisediminis contains these coding sequences:
- the rplK gene encoding 50S ribosomal protein L11, with the protein MAKEVSKVVKLQVKGGAANPSPPVGPALGAAGVNIMEFCKQFNARTQDKQGKVLPVVITVFKDKSFDFIVKTPPAAVQLLEVAKIKKGSGEPNRKKVASVTWDQIKVIAEDKMVDLNAFEISSAMRMIAGTARSMGLTVKGDAPA; encoded by the coding sequence ATGGCAAAAGAAGTTAGTAAAGTAGTTAAGTTACAAGTAAAGGGAGGCGCAGCGAATCCATCGCCGCCGGTTGGACCTGCTTTGGGTGCTGCTGGTGTTAACATTATGGAGTTCTGTAAACAGTTCAATGCAAGAACGCAAGACAAACAAGGTAAAGTTTTACCTGTTGTTATTACTGTTTTCAAAGATAAATCATTCGATTTTATTGTAAAGACTCCTCCTGCAGCAGTTCAGTTACTAGAGGTAGCCAAAATTAAAAAGGGTTCAGGTGAACCAAACAGAAAGAAAGTAGCATCGGTTACTTGGGATCAAATTAAAGTAATTGCAGAAGATAAAATGGTAGATTTAAATGCCTTTGAAATTTCTTCAGCAATGCGTATGATTGCAGGTACAGCACGTTCTATGGGTTTAACAGTTAAAGGTGATGCACCAGCATAA
- the rplA gene encoding 50S ribosomal protein L1, translating into MAKLTKKQKESHAKLDRSQSYDLAAASELVKEITNVKFDASVDLSIRLGVDPRKANQMVRGVVTLPHGTGKDVKVLALVTPDKEAEATEAGADYVGLDEYLQKIKGGWTDVDVIITMPSVMGKLGPLGRILGPRGLMPNPKTGTVTMDVAKAVQDVKAGKIDFKVDKTGIVHAAIGKVSFDAKKIEENANELIQTIIKLKPTTAKGTYVKSVFMSSTMSPSIALDVKTV; encoded by the coding sequence ATGGCAAAATTAACAAAAAAGCAAAAAGAATCGCACGCAAAACTAGATCGTTCTCAATCTTATGATTTAGCAGCGGCTTCAGAGCTAGTCAAAGAGATTACTAACGTAAAGTTTGATGCATCAGTAGATTTATCAATTCGTTTAGGAGTAGACCCACGTAAAGCAAATCAAATGGTTCGTGGTGTGGTAACATTACCTCATGGAACGGGTAAAGATGTAAAAGTTTTAGCACTAGTTACTCCAGATAAGGAGGCAGAAGCTACAGAAGCAGGTGCAGATTATGTAGGTTTGGATGAATATCTTCAGAAAATTAAAGGAGGATGGACAGATGTAGATGTAATTATTACAATGCCTAGTGTAATGGGTAAGTTAGGTCCCTTAGGAAGAATTTTAGGTCCTAGAGGTTTAATGCCAAACCCAAAAACAGGTACTGTAACAATGGATGTTGCAAAAGCTGTTCAAGATGTAAAGGCTGGTAAAATCGATTTTAAAGTTGATAAAACAGGTATCGTTCATGCGGCAATTGGAAAAGTATCTTTTGATGCAAAGAAAATTGAAGAAAACGCAAACGAATTAATACAAACAATCATTAAATTGAAACCAACAACAGCAAAAGGAACGTATGTAAAAAGCGTTTTTATGTCTAGTACTATGAGTCCTAGTATTGCTCTTGATGTAAAAACTGTTTAA
- the secE gene encoding preprotein translocase subunit SecE: MKFIQYIKDSFDELSNHMTWISKEDAQKTTVTVAVFTILFALAVAGIDYVFQSGLDNFFEMFKSN, encoded by the coding sequence ATGAAATTTATACAATATATCAAAGATTCTTTTGACGAGTTAAGCAACCACATGACGTGGATCTCAAAAGAAGATGCTCAAAAAACAACTGTAACTGTAGCTGTATTTACAATTCTGTTTGCATTGGCAGTAGCTGGTATAGACTATGTTTTTCAATCTGGGTTAGATAATTTTTTCGAAATGTTTAAATCCAATTAA
- the nusG gene encoding transcription termination/antitermination protein NusG, protein MATDSVMKWYVVRAIGGQENKVKAYIETEISRVGLSDYVSQVIVPTEKVVQIRNGKKVNRERAFFPGYIMIEANLSGEVPHVIKGITGVIGFLGEVKGGEPVPMRKSEVNRMLGKVDELSIQDENMAIPFNIGETVKVVDGPFNGFDGTIEKVNEEKRKLEVMVKIFGRKTPLELSYMQVEKI, encoded by the coding sequence ATGGCAACTGATTCAGTAATGAAATGGTATGTTGTTAGAGCCATTGGAGGACAAGAAAATAAAGTAAAAGCATACATAGAAACAGAAATTTCTAGAGTAGGCTTATCAGATTACGTGAGTCAGGTAATTGTGCCTACTGAAAAAGTAGTGCAAATTAGAAATGGAAAAAAAGTAAACAGAGAAAGAGCCTTTTTTCCTGGTTATATTATGATTGAAGCGAATCTTTCAGGAGAAGTACCGCACGTAATTAAAGGGATAACAGGTGTTATAGGTTTTTTGGGTGAAGTAAAAGGTGGGGAACCTGTACCGATGCGTAAGTCTGAAGTAAATAGAATGTTAGGTAAGGTCGATGAGCTTTCTATACAAGATGAAAATATGGCAATTCCTTTTAATATAGGGGAAACTGTTAAAGTTGTAGATGGTCCTTTTAATGGATTTGACGGAACCATAGAAAAAGTAAACGAAGAAAAGCGTAAACTTGAAGTGATGGTAAAGATTTTCGGAAGAAAAACACCATTAGAATTAAGTTATATGCAAGTAGAAAAGATATAA
- the tuf gene encoding elongation factor Tu, translated as MAKGTFDRSKPHLNIGTIGHVDHGKTTLTAAITKVLADAGFSEARSFDQIDNAPEEKERGITINTSHVEYQTANRHYAHVDCPGHADYVKNMVTGAAQMDGAILVVAATDGPMPQTREHILLGRQVGIPRIVVFMNKVDMVDDEELIELVDMEVRELLSFYEYDGDNGPVIAGSALGALNGEQKWVDTVLELMAAVDDWIEEPLREIDKTFLMPVEDVFSITGRGTVATGRIETGIANTGDAVDIIGMGAEKLVSTITGIEMFRQILNRGEAGDNAGILLRGIAKEDIKRGMVICKPGSVTPHAKFKAEVYVLKKEEGGRHTPFHNNYRPQFYVRTTDVTGTINLPAGVEMVMPGDNLTITVDLHQAIALNVGLRFAIREGGRTVGAGQVTELLD; from the coding sequence ATGGCAAAAGGAACTTTTGACCGTTCGAAACCACACTTAAACATTGGTACTATCGGACACGTAGATCACGGTAAAACAACTTTAACTGCGGCTATTACTAAAGTATTAGCTGATGCAGGATTCTCTGAAGCTAGATCTTTTGATCAGATTGATAACGCTCCAGAAGAAAAAGAAAGAGGTATTACAATTAACACTTCTCACGTTGAGTATCAAACAGCAAATCGTCATTACGCACACGTTGACTGTCCAGGTCACGCGGATTACGTAAAGAACATGGTTACGGGTGCTGCTCAAATGGATGGAGCAATTTTAGTTGTTGCTGCAACAGACGGACCAATGCCACAAACTCGCGAACATATCCTTTTAGGACGCCAAGTAGGTATTCCTCGTATAGTAGTATTCATGAATAAAGTGGATATGGTTGATGATGAAGAATTAATCGAATTAGTTGATATGGAAGTAAGAGAATTACTTTCTTTCTATGAATATGATGGAGATAATGGACCTGTAATTGCTGGTTCAGCTTTAGGTGCATTGAACGGAGAGCAAAAATGGGTTGATACCGTTTTAGAATTAATGGCTGCTGTAGATGATTGGATTGAAGAGCCTTTAAGAGAAATTGATAAAACTTTCTTAATGCCAGTTGAAGATGTATTTTCTATCACTGGTCGTGGAACTGTTGCTACAGGTCGTATCGAAACAGGTATTGCGAATACAGGAGATGCAGTAGATATTATTGGTATGGGTGCTGAGAAATTAGTTTCTACTATTACTGGTATTGAAATGTTCCGTCAAATCTTAAATAGAGGTGAAGCAGGAGATAATGCAGGAATCTTATTAAGAGGTATTGCAAAAGAAGATATTAAAAGAGGTATGGTAATCTGTAAGCCAGGTTCTGTAACACCACACGCTAAGTTTAAAGCTGAGGTTTATGTTCTTAAAAAAGAAGAAGGTGGTCGTCATACTCCATTCCATAACAACTATCGTCCGCAGTTCTATGTAAGAACTACAGATGTAACAGGTACTATTAATTTACCAGCAGGTGTTGAAATGGTAATGCCAGGAGACAACTTAACAATCACTGTAGATTTACATCAAGCAATTGCCTTAAATGTTGGTTTACGTTTTGCAATCCGTGAAGGTGGTAGAACTGTAGGTGCAGGTCAAGTAACTGAATTATTAGACTAA